One window from the genome of Spiractinospora alimapuensis encodes:
- a CDS encoding aldose 1-epimerase family protein, which produces MSAPPVSPFLGLTAGPYSAFVSRAGATLCSLTREGVDLVLPVDPAVGPVMSQGEVLVPWPNRVDGGRYFFGGVEHQLEVTEPGRGNAIHGLARHREWTVRARDERSVGLGCRLAGAPGYPWDLDLEVTYTLDADAGLRVAVTAVNLGAEPAPYGNGTHSFLTVGGAVDDTTLHLPAATHLAVDDRMIPTGDAPPVANTELDFRAPRRVGSTVLDTAFTTVTERDDEGRAWVTLSGEDRAVALWADATYGWIQAFSAERPGHPLHRRGLAVEPMTCPPNAFASGTDVITLGAGETTTSTHGIRAVAPLRGRD; this is translated from the coding sequence ATGAGCGCTCCCCCCGTTTCCCCGTTTCTGGGGCTCACCGCTGGTCCCTATTCCGCGTTCGTGAGCCGCGCTGGTGCCACGCTGTGTTCTCTCACGCGGGAGGGTGTGGACCTGGTGTTGCCGGTGGATCCCGCTGTGGGGCCGGTGATGAGTCAGGGTGAGGTGTTGGTTCCCTGGCCGAACCGGGTTGACGGGGGGCGGTACTTCTTCGGGGGTGTGGAGCACCAACTGGAGGTCACCGAGCCGGGGCGGGGCAACGCGATCCATGGGCTCGCGCGGCACCGGGAGTGGACGGTGCGCGCGCGTGACGAGCGGTCCGTGGGGTTGGGGTGTCGGCTGGCCGGGGCGCCGGGGTATCCGTGGGATCTGGACCTCGAGGTCACCTACACACTCGACGCTGACGCCGGGCTGCGGGTCGCCGTGACCGCCGTCAACCTCGGGGCGGAGCCCGCGCCCTACGGAAACGGGACGCACAGCTTCCTCACCGTGGGTGGGGCGGTGGACGACACGACGCTCCACCTGCCGGCCGCGACCCACCTTGCCGTCGACGACCGAATGATCCCCACCGGAGACGCGCCGCCGGTCGCGAACACGGAGCTGGACTTCCGCGCCCCGCGTCGAGTCGGGTCGACGGTGCTGGACACGGCCTTCACCACGGTGACGGAACGCGACGACGAGGGACGGGCGTGGGTCACCCTCTCCGGAGAGGACCGGGCGGTCGCGCTGTGGGCGGACGCGACCTACGGGTGGATCCAGGCCTTCAGCGCCGAACGCCCCGGTCACCCGCTCCATCGCCGTGGTCTCGCCGTGGAGCCGATGACGTGCCCGCCCAACGCGTTCGCCTCCGGCACCGACGTGATCACCTTGGGCGCCGGGGAGACGACCACGTCGACGCACGGCATCCGCGCAGTCGCCCCGCTCCGAGGGCGCGACTAG
- a CDS encoding DUF397 domain-containing protein, producing the protein MSTQFTWESSSASSNRRGDCVEVGWRTSSYSVDTNGRCVEVGRGVTEAPGIAVRDTKNRAQGYLLFPHAEWAAFVRAARRDEL; encoded by the coding sequence ATGAGTACTCAATTCACCTGGGAGAGCAGCAGCGCTAGCTCCAACCGCCGTGGCGACTGCGTCGAGGTGGGGTGGCGCACCAGCAGCTACAGCGTCGACACGAACGGCCGCTGTGTCGAGGTGGGTCGTGGTGTGACGGAGGCGCCGGGGATCGCGGTGCGGGACACCAAGAACCGTGCCCAGGGCTACCTGTTGTTCCCGCACGCCGAGTGGGCCGCCTTCGTCCGCGCCGCCCGCCGGGACGAGCTGTAG
- a CDS encoding Txe/YoeB family addiction module toxin, protein MRVVFTPHGWEDYTHWLSADRSTLKRINRLIDDILRDPFEGIGKPEPLRHAFAGAWSRRISEEHRLVYLVDDEDIVILQARYHYN, encoded by the coding sequence GTGAGAGTGGTTTTCACTCCCCACGGTTGGGAGGACTACACCCACTGGCTCTCGGCGGACCGATCAACTCTGAAACGCATCAACCGGTTGATCGACGACATCCTGAGAGATCCCTTCGAAGGCATCGGCAAACCTGAACCGCTGCGGCACGCGTTCGCCGGTGCCTGGTCGCGACGCATCAGTGAAGAGCACAGACTCGTCTATCTGGTGGACGACGAGGACATCGTGATTCTCCAGGCCCGCTATCACTACAACTGA
- a CDS encoding pyridoxamine 5'-phosphate oxidase family protein, whose protein sequence is MAHSVTAGTEITTEAELREVIPEPIEAAWTKERASLSPTDRMWLAHSPFCLVATADAQGNCDVSPKGDPAGSLAHVLDDSTIAIPERPGNRRVDSLRNILENPHVGMVFVVPGRGDTLRINGRARLVRDAPFLDDMVVKGHRPPLAVVVDIDTIYHHCAKAFMRSDLWNPESWRPDAIPTRAQLAKRLERPEESLENLELYYGPGYAKYLY, encoded by the coding sequence ATGGCGCACAGCGTGACCGCTGGTACCGAGATCACCACCGAGGCGGAGCTGCGCGAGGTGATCCCCGAGCCGATCGAGGCCGCGTGGACGAAGGAGCGGGCGAGTCTCTCCCCGACGGACCGCATGTGGTTGGCGCACAGCCCGTTCTGTCTGGTGGCCACCGCCGACGCCCAGGGCAACTGCGACGTCTCGCCCAAGGGCGACCCGGCGGGCTCGCTCGCGCACGTGCTGGACGACTCGACGATCGCCATCCCGGAGCGTCCCGGGAACCGTCGCGTCGACTCGCTGCGCAACATCCTGGAGAATCCCCACGTCGGCATGGTGTTCGTCGTGCCGGGGCGTGGGGACACCCTGCGGATCAACGGTCGGGCACGCCTCGTGCGCGACGCCCCGTTCCTCGACGACATGGTGGTCAAGGGCCACCGGCCGCCGCTGGCGGTCGTAGTTGACATCGACACCATCTACCACCACTGCGCCAAGGCGTTCATGCGCAGCGACCTGTGGAACCCCGAGAGCTGGCGGCCCGACGCCATCCCCACCCGCGCCCAGCTCGCCAAGCGGCTGGAGCGCCCCGAGGAGTCGCTGGAGAACCTCGAGTTGTACTACGGGCCGGGCTACGCCAAGTACCTGTACTGA
- a CDS encoding helix-turn-helix domain-containing protein, with protein MAAPPNATLRARWLGKILRELREENSLTLKEASDHIRRSTATLSRYESGILPSPSNEVVELMNLYGVGEASQRALILRLAEEIAKTGWWERYHKDVYSSTFDWVWLESQAERLRVFNPSVLPGLLQTSDYAERLIRIDDPTVPEQQIERWVSVRMARQEVLARDSLSATFVIDEAALRRPVGGAFAMRRQLSHMIEVGRRDQIDLRVLPFVAGEYPGPKGTFMLVKMPDPFPEVVAIDSAAGNIFLEADDVREFANAYERLHQACLDAEESRAFMMHIEKELS; from the coding sequence ATGGCTGCTCCTCCCAACGCGACACTTAGGGCTCGATGGCTCGGCAAGATTCTTCGAGAGCTGCGCGAAGAGAACTCCCTCACCTTGAAGGAAGCGTCTGACCACATACGTCGGAGTACCGCGACCCTGAGTCGATACGAGTCCGGGATACTGCCCTCGCCAAGCAACGAAGTCGTGGAGTTGATGAACCTGTACGGCGTAGGCGAGGCCAGCCAGCGGGCGTTGATCCTTCGCCTGGCCGAGGAAATCGCCAAGACCGGGTGGTGGGAGCGGTATCACAAGGACGTCTACAGCAGCACCTTCGACTGGGTCTGGCTGGAAAGCCAGGCGGAGCGCCTTCGCGTGTTCAACCCCTCGGTGCTGCCAGGACTGCTCCAGACCAGTGACTACGCGGAGCGTCTCATCCGGATTGATGATCCGACCGTTCCCGAGCAGCAGATCGAGCGGTGGGTCAGTGTGCGGATGGCGCGCCAGGAAGTGTTGGCGCGTGACTCGCTGTCGGCCACCTTTGTCATCGATGAAGCCGCGCTGCGTCGTCCGGTGGGTGGCGCGTTCGCGATGCGCCGCCAGTTGAGTCACATGATTGAAGTCGGTCGACGGGATCAGATTGACCTCCGCGTTCTACCTTTCGTGGCTGGCGAATACCCTGGCCCAAAAGGGACTTTCATGCTCGTCAAGATGCCTGACCCGTTTCCCGAGGTCGTCGCGATCGATTCCGCTGCCGGCAATATATTCCTCGAGGCCGATGATGTTCGTGAGTTTGCGAATGCGTACGAGCGCTTGCACCAAGCGTGTCTTGACGCTGAGGAATCCCGCGCGTTCATGATGCACATTGAGAAGGAACTGTCATGA
- a CDS encoding type II toxin-antitoxin system Phd/YefM family antitoxin, whose translation MAITASEARKHLFPLIEKVNDDRAPVEITSRRGDAVLISKEDYEALEETAHLLRSPANARRLLESLAQARRDERHEHSLAE comes from the coding sequence ATGGCAATCACCGCGTCCGAGGCGCGCAAGCACCTCTTCCCACTCATCGAAAAGGTCAACGACGACCGAGCACCCGTGGAAATCACGTCCCGCCGGGGTGATGCCGTACTGATCTCCAAGGAAGACTACGAAGCCCTGGAAGAGACCGCGCATCTGCTCCGGTCTCCGGCGAACGCCCGCCGCCTGCTGGAGAGCCTGGCCCAAGCACGGCGCGATGAACGCCACGAGCACTCCCTAGCCGAGTGA
- a CDS encoding nucleotidyltransferase family protein, whose amino-acid sequence MAGLLLAAGSGSRLGTPKATVRLGGERLVDRGVRTLSDGGCAPIVVVTGAAPDLTVPGARRVHNPLWDTGMGSSLRAGLDAMPEGATATVVALVDQPFVTAPVVSRLLRAYADGASVAVAAYEGAPRNPVLIGREHWAAVGESAAGDVGARAFLRANPDLVTYVECGDLADPSDIDTVEDLARARAAVNLFD is encoded by the coding sequence ATCGCCGGCCTACTGCTCGCCGCCGGCTCCGGAAGCAGACTCGGCACCCCCAAGGCCACCGTCCGGCTCGGTGGCGAACGTCTGGTCGACCGGGGCGTCCGGACGCTGAGCGACGGTGGGTGCGCCCCGATCGTCGTGGTCACGGGAGCCGCCCCCGACCTCACCGTCCCTGGGGCACGCCGCGTGCACAACCCGCTGTGGGACACGGGCATGGGATCGTCCCTGCGTGCGGGTCTCGACGCGATGCCCGAGGGAGCCACCGCGACCGTGGTCGCGCTGGTGGACCAGCCGTTCGTCACCGCGCCCGTCGTGTCCCGCCTACTGCGCGCCTACGCCGACGGCGCGTCGGTCGCCGTCGCCGCCTACGAGGGCGCGCCGCGCAACCCGGTGCTGATCGGCCGTGAGCACTGGGCCGCCGTAGGGGAGTCGGCGGCCGGCGACGTCGGAGCCCGGGCCTTCCTCCGGGCGAACCCCGACCTGGTGACCTACGTGGAGTGCGGAGATCTCGCGGACCCGAGCGACATCGACACGGTGGAGGACCTCGCCCGGGCGCGCGCCGCTGTGAACTTGTTCGATTAG
- a CDS encoding UvrD-helicase domain-containing protein: MAQLALYRDFLTDFAKLEKTVQMRVSEAFEKFENAVHAGAHLEKISGLKGSPFRTIRIDRFWRGVVLAPESGDTYTLLAVLPHDDAYEWVRRRRASVNTATGRIEIRDVAAIDASMPQLERMASKRQGRLFDHIGDADMRRLGVDEQTLAFARALTDDFQLEAARALLPQVQWEVLYGLAAGMSPEDVWQELGAAISAGQDFDTEDLDAAVRRSGDRVLLVDGPSDLLAVLADPFELWRIYLHPAQRSVVEATYRGPARVGGGPGTGKTVVALHRAFRLAQRGAGMVLLTTFTSTLAEQLERSLRLLAESSGDTEALQRVRVEHVDRLAHRVFRAEHGRPTLLDNTAEQKLWEQITAGLRDDLPPAFLAEEWRQVVLARRVSSAPDYLAAKRTGRGRALNPTVKSRVWQAVDEFRRLLDERGLWTHETVCEEAERLLTARAKPEFRHVVVDEAQDLGALQWRLLRAAAPEAGDDLFITGDTHQRVYGPQVTLSEVGVNIRGRSTKLRVNYRTTAQILGWSLGVVRGEPVDDLDGGLESLAGYRSEMRGAPPQTAALSTWERELDHLASTVRQWREDGVLPGEIGVAARSNRLAEQAAAALERTGVPVRLLARSGEPSESIAVGTMHRMKGLEFRCLAVVGAGADHLPAPRSLTSEAQDSGAHARDLLRERCLLYVACTRARERLSVTWHGAPSPFLADLGN, translated from the coding sequence GTGGCACAGCTCGCCCTATACCGGGACTTTCTGACCGACTTCGCCAAGCTCGAGAAGACCGTACAGATGCGGGTCAGCGAGGCCTTCGAGAAGTTCGAGAACGCCGTGCACGCCGGCGCGCACCTGGAGAAGATCAGCGGGCTCAAGGGCTCTCCTTTCCGCACCATCCGCATCGATCGATTCTGGCGCGGCGTGGTGCTGGCCCCGGAATCCGGCGACACCTACACCCTGCTCGCGGTGCTGCCGCACGACGACGCCTATGAGTGGGTGCGGCGGCGGCGCGCCTCGGTCAACACCGCGACCGGCCGGATCGAGATCCGCGACGTGGCCGCCATCGATGCCTCTATGCCTCAGTTGGAGCGGATGGCGAGCAAGCGCCAGGGGAGGTTGTTCGACCACATTGGCGACGCGGACATGCGACGGCTGGGGGTGGACGAGCAGACCCTGGCCTTTGCTCGGGCGCTGACCGACGACTTCCAACTGGAGGCCGCCCGCGCCCTGCTGCCTCAGGTCCAGTGGGAGGTGCTCTACGGGCTGGCGGCCGGCATGAGCCCCGAGGACGTTTGGCAGGAGCTGGGCGCGGCGATCTCCGCGGGCCAGGACTTCGACACCGAGGATCTGGACGCCGCGGTCCGCCGCAGCGGCGACCGGGTGCTGTTGGTGGACGGACCGTCCGATCTGCTGGCCGTGCTGGCCGACCCCTTCGAACTGTGGCGCATCTACCTGCACCCCGCCCAACGCTCCGTGGTGGAGGCGACCTACCGCGGTCCCGCCCGCGTCGGCGGAGGGCCGGGCACCGGCAAGACCGTGGTGGCGCTGCACCGCGCGTTCCGCCTCGCCCAGCGGGGCGCCGGCATGGTGCTGCTGACCACCTTTACCTCCACCCTCGCCGAGCAGTTGGAGCGCAGCCTGCGTCTGCTGGCCGAGTCCTCCGGGGACACCGAGGCACTTCAGCGCGTTCGGGTGGAGCACGTGGACCGGCTCGCCCATCGCGTCTTCCGCGCCGAGCACGGCAGGCCCACGCTGCTGGACAACACCGCCGAGCAGAAGCTGTGGGAGCAGATCACCGCCGGGCTGCGAGACGACCTCCCGCCCGCCTTCCTCGCCGAGGAGTGGCGCCAGGTGGTGCTGGCCCGCCGGGTGTCCTCGGCGCCTGACTACCTCGCGGCGAAGCGCACCGGGCGCGGGCGAGCGTTGAACCCGACGGTGAAGTCCCGGGTGTGGCAGGCGGTCGACGAGTTCCGGCGCCTGCTCGACGAGCGCGGGCTGTGGACACACGAGACGGTGTGCGAGGAGGCGGAGCGGCTGCTCACCGCGCGCGCTAAGCCCGAGTTCCGCCACGTGGTGGTGGACGAGGCCCAGGATCTGGGCGCGCTCCAGTGGCGCCTGCTGCGCGCCGCGGCACCCGAGGCCGGTGATGACCTCTTCATCACGGGCGACACCCACCAGCGCGTCTACGGCCCGCAGGTGACCCTCTCCGAAGTCGGCGTGAACATCCGGGGCCGCTCCACCAAGCTTCGGGTCAACTACCGCACCACCGCCCAGATCCTCGGCTGGAGCCTTGGGGTCGTCCGCGGCGAGCCGGTGGACGACCTGGACGGCGGTCTGGAATCGTTGGCCGGGTACCGCTCGGAGATGCGCGGCGCCCCGCCGCAAACCGCGGCCTTATCCACCTGGGAGCGCGAGCTGGATCACCTCGCCTCCACTGTGCGCCAGTGGCGTGAGGACGGGGTGCTGCCCGGAGAGATCGGCGTGGCCGCTCGCTCCAACAGGCTGGCCGAGCAGGCTGCGGCGGCCTTGGAGCGAACCGGGGTTCCGGTGCGGCTTCTGGCCCGCTCCGGCGAGCCCAGCGAGTCGATCGCCGTGGGCACCATGCATCGGATGAAGGGGTTGGAGTTCCGCTGCCTGGCTGTCGTCGGTGCCGGCGCCGACCATCTCCCCGCCCCGCGCAGCCTCACATCGGAGGCGCAGGATTCCGGGGCGCACGCCCGTGACCTGCTGCGCGAGCGCTGCCTACTGTACGTGGCGTGCACCCGCGCCCGCGAGCGCCTCAGCGTGACCTGGCATGGTGCTCCCAGCCCATTCCTGGCCGATCTGGGGAACTGA
- a CDS encoding XdhC family protein, producing MRDIRQRVGELFGTGETFALATVVDTYHSAPREAGAAMAVSSSGEAVGSVSGGCVEGAVYELAQEVMATGEPVRQKYGISDDDAFSVGLTCGGTLHVLVEPVSTTLYPQLRRVIEAIDEHRPVAVATVAGGLGSLGARRVIWQDAAEGSLGIPRLDDAVDDDVRGMLAQGRTGILRYGAGGERRGDEVEIFVQSFAPAPRMLVFGAIDFAAAVASVGSFLGYRVTVCDARPVFATAARFPRADEVVVKWPHVYLGEIEDEVDERTAICVLTHDPKFDVPVLEVALRTSAGYIGAMGSRRTHDDRLARLREAGIPEEQLARLHSPIGLDLGARTLEETAVSIAAELIQTRWGGSGRPLHATDGRIHGEPIAAGGR from the coding sequence ATGCGTGACATCAGACAACGGGTCGGTGAACTGTTCGGCACCGGCGAAACGTTCGCCCTGGCGACCGTCGTCGACACCTATCACAGCGCCCCCCGGGAGGCCGGGGCGGCGATGGCCGTCTCCAGCTCCGGTGAGGCGGTCGGCAGCGTCTCGGGTGGCTGCGTCGAGGGCGCCGTCTACGAGCTCGCCCAGGAAGTGATGGCGACCGGCGAGCCGGTGCGCCAGAAGTACGGCATCAGCGACGACGACGCGTTCTCCGTCGGCCTCACCTGCGGTGGCACGCTACACGTGCTGGTCGAACCGGTCAGCACCACCCTGTATCCCCAACTGCGACGCGTGATCGAGGCGATCGACGAGCACCGGCCGGTCGCGGTCGCCACCGTCGCCGGGGGCCTCGGTTCGCTCGGTGCGCGCCGGGTCATCTGGCAGGACGCGGCCGAGGGGAGCCTCGGCATCCCCCGACTGGACGACGCCGTGGACGACGACGTGCGCGGCATGCTCGCCCAGGGCCGCACCGGCATCCTGCGGTACGGGGCCGGCGGTGAGCGCCGTGGCGACGAGGTCGAGATCTTCGTGCAGTCCTTCGCGCCGGCGCCACGCATGCTGGTCTTCGGCGCCATCGACTTCGCGGCGGCCGTCGCCAGCGTCGGCTCGTTCCTCGGCTACCGGGTGACGGTGTGCGACGCGCGGCCGGTCTTCGCGACCGCCGCCCGCTTCCCCCGCGCCGACGAGGTCGTGGTGAAGTGGCCGCACGTGTACCTCGGCGAGATCGAGGACGAGGTGGACGAACGCACCGCCATCTGTGTGCTCACCCACGATCCCAAGTTCGACGTGCCGGTCCTGGAGGTCGCTCTGCGCACGTCCGCCGGCTATATCGGCGCGATGGGCAGCCGCCGCACCCACGACGACCGGCTGGCGCGGCTGCGGGAGGCGGGGATCCCCGAGGAACAGCTCGCCCGGCTTCACTCACCCATCGGCCTGGACCTCGGCGCGCGGACGCTTGAGGAGACCGCCGTGTCGATCGCGGCGGAGCTCATCCAGACCCGATGGGGCGGCAGTGGCCGGCCGCTGCACGCCACCGACGGCCGGATCCACGGCGAGCCGATCGCGGCCGGCGGGCGGTGA
- a CDS encoding immunity 49 family protein, with protein MRDVAGHEVSTAQMTRALGDIRDRTWDHWFTMRYTSASPDKILQTSDDLLDHVAARIASGASAEETTRLALSTAAECSLGALSVSCFPEGDQEILFPLLEESLTSEEIVFANSVSWAPNARTWIDTFQMSVVSGLVWDWHRVIGLLLREDYAPMIHEGVPYSSFDSISDAADLDVMDTLSTYLRSASGNLPSDWPTVPLCKPEDSERAEAAGRLDAAGPLTPDQRLLRVLLDDDQHTFEEALVARLVEHRETAEAMDDPAPRTLLPLGPLTLAVLAVQVHGWELTVRSPYLPRDLLGDTDAMRRAADTNQNNLGGWHAKY; from the coding sequence GTGCGGGACGTGGCAGGACACGAGGTCAGCACGGCTCAGATGACGCGGGCGCTCGGCGATATCAGGGATCGGACCTGGGACCACTGGTTCACGATGCGCTACACCAGCGCCTCGCCGGACAAGATACTCCAGACCAGCGACGACCTGCTCGACCACGTCGCCGCCCGCATCGCGAGCGGCGCCTCGGCGGAGGAGACTACCCGGCTCGCTCTCTCCACGGCCGCGGAGTGCTCGCTGGGGGCGCTCTCGGTGAGCTGTTTTCCCGAAGGCGACCAGGAGATCCTGTTTCCCCTCCTTGAGGAGAGCCTCACCAGCGAGGAGATCGTCTTCGCCAACTCGGTGTCATGGGCCCCCAACGCCCGAACGTGGATCGACACCTTTCAGATGTCCGTGGTGAGCGGCCTGGTGTGGGACTGGCACCGCGTGATCGGCCTGTTGCTGCGCGAGGACTACGCGCCCATGATCCACGAAGGCGTGCCGTACTCGTCGTTCGACTCGATCTCCGACGCCGCGGACCTCGACGTGATGGACACCCTCTCGACCTACCTGCGGAGCGCCAGCGGAAACCTGCCGAGTGACTGGCCCACCGTCCCGCTATGCAAGCCCGAGGACTCCGAGCGTGCCGAGGCGGCGGGGCGCCTGGACGCGGCCGGCCCGTTGACCCCCGACCAACGCCTGCTCCGGGTGCTCCTCGACGACGACCAGCACACGTTCGAGGAGGCGCTCGTCGCCCGCCTGGTCGAGCACCGGGAAACGGCGGAGGCGATGGACGACCCCGCGCCCAGGACCCTCCTGCCGCTCGGTCCCCTCACCCTGGCCGTGCTCGCCGTCCAGGTGCACGGGTGGGAGCTCACGGTCCGATCGCCGTATCTGCCTCGGGACCTCCTCGGCGACACCGACGCGATGCGGCGGGCGGCGGACACCAACCAGAACAACCTCGGCGGCTGGCACGCCAAGTACTAG